The following is a genomic window from Verrucosispora sp. WMMD573.
CACCGGCACGCCGGCCACGGTCCAGCGCGGCGTCGACCTCGGCATTGCGGTACCGGGTCATGTTGACGTAGCCGCCGACGTCGGCGTACTTCGAATGCAGCAGTGGATAGGCGGCACTGTCCGGGTCGTACGGGTCGCCGCCACCCCACAACCCGGCGGTGCTGGTGCGTCGTCGCAGCATCTGCTCGAAGGTGGCGCTCTCCGCCCGGGCCTCGATGCCGATCTCGGAGATGTCGCTGGCCGCCGCCACCGCCAGTTCCTTGCGCAACACGTCGTCGCCGGGATACAGGACCGGCAGTTCGGCACGTACGCCGTTTCTGACCCGTACGCCGTCCGGGCCCGGCCGCCAGCCGGCCTCGTCGAGCAGCCGGCCCGCCTGCGCCCGGTCGAAAGCGAACGCCGCGCTCGGCACGTACCACCGGGCCAGCGCCGGGGCGACCGGGCTGCTCGCCGGTACGCCCTGGCCAGCGAGGATGGTGTCCACCATGGCCTGCCGGTCGAGGGCCAGGTTGATGGCGCGACGGGTCTGTCCCGTCGCGGTGATCGGCAGGTCGGCGGGCAGCCCGAGGCCACGGTAGTCAGCGCTGCGGCTGGAGATCACCCGATAGCCGGTTTTGCCTTCGTAGGTTCGGGCAAGCTTCGGCGGCAGCGCGGCGGCGTCGAACTCCCCGGCGGCCATCCGCTGGGCGCGTACGTTGTCGTCGGCGGCGAAGACGATAGTCACGTCGGTGACCTTCGGGGCGCCCCGGTAGTAGTCGGGGTTGGCCGTCAGCACCATCCGCTCGCCGGCCCGCCAGTCCACCAACCGATAGGGACCGGTGCCGACCGGCTTCCGGTTGAACGGCGCCGTGCGGATGTCCTGCCCGGCCAGCGCCTGGCTGGGCACGATGCCCAGGGTCAGCCGCTGCGCCCACGGCTGGTACGGGTACCTGAGCCGGAACTCGACCGTGTCCGTGTCGACGGCGCGTACCGATTCCAGCGCCTCGTAGTCCGCGGCGATCGGCGACTGCGACGCGGGTGCCACCACCGCCTCGTAGGTGAAGACTACATCCTGCGCGGTGACCGGTTGGCCGTCGGAGAAGGTGATGCCCTGCCGCAGATCCGCCGTCCAGGTCAGGCCGTCGGTGGAGACCCGGGGCAGTTCCGCCGCCAGCGCCGGTCGCAGGGTCAGGTCGGCGTTCCGGTCCACCAGACCGTCGAACAACTTGCTCGCCCCGTTGGGTGCGTAGCCGAGTACCGGGTTGAGGTTGTCCGGTTCCGACGCCGCACCGATCACGATGCTGGTGCCGCCCGGCGCACGACCGTCCCCGGGCGGGCCACCGCAACCGCTGACGAGCGCCACGGTCAGGGCAACGGGCAAGCCGACGGCGGCGCGGATCCACGAGATGGCCACAGATGCAAGCTAAGTGCATCTGCACATCTTTGGCAATAGTGCTCAGCCCCGCGTCGCCGCGACACGGCGGGCCGGCGCGATGCCCCGGGCCACCCCGGTCGCGGTCAGCCGGCGCGCGACGACGAGCCCGAGCGCGGTGAACGCCACCTGACTGGCGAACATGAGCGCGAAGAAGACCACCTGGACCAGCACCGACATGGTGGAGATGTTGAACGCCGCGTACGCGGACAGGGCGTACAGCGCGGTGAAGATGACCGCGGTGAGCTGGAACAACCACGGCCGCCAGATCCGGTATCGCGTCACCAGGAACCCCAGTTCCAGGGCGACGCCGACCATCAGGCAGGTGACGATCG
Proteins encoded in this region:
- a CDS encoding ABC transporter substrate-binding protein; this translates as MAISWIRAAVGLPVALTVALVSGCGGPPGDGRAPGGTSIVIGAASEPDNLNPVLGYAPNGASKLFDGLVDRNADLTLRPALAAELPRVSTDGLTWTADLRQGITFSDGQPVTAQDVVFTYEAVVAPASQSPIAADYEALESVRAVDTDTVEFRLRYPYQPWAQRLTLGIVPSQALAGQDIRTAPFNRKPVGTGPYRLVDWRAGERMVLTANPDYYRGAPKVTDVTIVFAADDNVRAQRMAAGEFDAAALPPKLARTYEGKTGYRVISSRSADYRGLGLPADLPITATGQTRRAINLALDRQAMVDTILAGQGVPASSPVAPALARWYVPSAAFAFDRAQAGRLLDEAGWRPGPDGVRVRNGVRAELPVLYPGDDVLRKELAVAAASDISEIGIEARAESATFEQMLRRRTSTAGLWGGGDPYDPDSAAYPLLHSKYADVGGYVNMTRYRNAEVDAALDRGRRAGDSAVRVAAYHDFQRAYADDPGWAFLVFLNHTYVLREGWTGLRDQVEPHDHGLIHGPWWNLEEWTPAAAAGR
- a CDS encoding ECF transporter S component, translating into MTFTTRFLMACAAIGAATGVLLIPANFAAFSVSATVPLAYAPMVGLWLIGPVVALAVLRRPGAAVLTMFIAGVISTPTPAGPSAIVTCLMVGVALELGFLVTRYRIWRPWLFQLTAVIFTALYALSAYAAFNISTMSVLVQVVFFALMFASQVAFTALGLVVARRLTATGVARGIAPARRVAATRG